In Zingiber officinale cultivar Zhangliang chromosome 8B, Zo_v1.1, whole genome shotgun sequence, a single genomic region encodes these proteins:
- the LOC122017641 gene encoding uncharacterized protein LOC122017641: MAIESAKCACCGLREDCTLEYIGSVKADFDGKWLCGLCAEAVRDELSRRQRRSSPGFLRDAITDHMSFCRKSSNSNPATKVADGMRMMLRRRSGDLSKPPASPVKCGFRIARIAD, encoded by the coding sequence ATGGCGATCGAGTCGGCGAAGTGCGCTTGCTGCGGCCTGCGCGAGGACTGCACCTTGGAGTACATCGGCAGCGTGAAGGCCGACTTCGACGGCAAGTGGCTCTGCGGGCTCTGCGCCGAGGCCGTGCGCGACGAGCTCAGCAGGCGGCAGCGGCGGAGCTCACCCGGCTTTCTCCGGGACGCCATCACCGACCACATGTCCTTCTGCAGGAAATCGTCCAACTCCAATCCGGCCACCAAGGTCGCCGACGGCATGCGGATGATGCTGCGGCGGAGATCCGGCGATCTGTCAAAGCCCCCCGCGTCGCCCGTCAAGTGCGGATTCAGAATCGCGAGGATCGCCGATTAG